A DNA window from Macadamia integrifolia cultivar HAES 741 chromosome 4, SCU_Mint_v3, whole genome shotgun sequence contains the following coding sequences:
- the LOC122075523 gene encoding disease resistance protein RUN1-like isoform X1, with translation MSMAYKRTREASSSKSSTRRRNHDVFLSFSEDESNKIIIDGLYNDLVQKGVRTYRGEHKRGKKSIEESRIAIVVFSRNYVSTIWCLDELVKILECRSRLGLTVIPVFSDVDPSDVRKQKGSLEDAFARQGENFKEEKEKVERWGKALTQAANLSGWDLRDVANGHMTRFIQRIVEDVLAKLSRTTLDVSSYAVGLDSRVREMNAFLCFSSFDVRIIGICGIGGLGKTTIAKAVYNEIYHRFEGCSFLENVREISKQPNGLIHLQEKLLSDVLMKNLKINNVARGINVIRQRLYAKRVIVVIDDVDESDQLNALAIKHDSFGMGSRIIVISRDEHFLNEAGVLEIYRPQELDPRESLQLFSWHAFRKDCPHDDYMELSKEVVEYVKGLPLALEVIGSLMFDKRSLSEWKSAVAKLKCTPDNQIQEKLRLSFDALDDAEKDIFLDIACFFIGMDKDCAIKILDGCKLFPEIGISVLTQRSLVIIDDMNKIKMHDLLRDMGREIVCEESPEKPGRRTRLWFHDDVCDVLVNHEGTKSVEGLILNMFNFEDVSFNVKAFTNMERIRLLQLNYVYPKGDYGELPKKLRWLCWHGFPLNSIPSNFDMDYLVVLDIQNSKIIEVWKEIKLLNRLKILNLSHSRYLVRTPNFSGLPNLEKLILKGCISLVEIHDSIGFLGKLVTLNLEDCHKLMDLPNSICKLGSLETFTLSGCSKKVRSNSRFSQYFGTLRRKPNSITFLPASFTGLCSLTLLSLKDCNLSENLIPDDFGSLSSSLESLSLNGNRFCTLPASFGNFSRLFSLSLEKCESLQQIMELPSSLRYLDLGQCPLLERLPGNISDVSQLFSLDLEGCSKLQSLPELPSNISQLRTDGCTSLQEVVNIRNLSKLDNLFINYDLFCSISDEISDHTRIDNISLVGCKKPQTVPKLSSSLLSLYVEGDTSMLLLNCGEIQSLETPQFVQGIHMETGCYHLGNTLRKKSLFQVLSLSISLSSLALVVFLKVMNSVEQGLYREFEVWGSGNEVPKWISHQNVGSSISFVVSDLCSGCKIQGLDMSAVFLAKKETKWFISRPTICNKTKGIQWGPIDGFDQMAYQPDQDLLWVRHLTFHDLWDYSVGQARYGAPFEVGDQVEISVDFELVPPGSVQVKKCGVLLVHKLDEETHSDDDRPMKQHISASASDSTSTHSDDDVLIHGEELVSSYKEVLFSMSRVKQHPLVQDYSFP, from the exons ATGTCCATGGCCTACAAGAGAACCCGAGAAGCCTCTTCTTCCAAGTCTTCCACCCGTCGACGGAATCACGACGTCTTCTTAAGTTTCAGTGAAGATGAAAGCAACAAAATTATCATCGATGGTCTCTACAATGATTTGGTCCAAAAAGGGGTTCGCACATACAGGGGTGAACACAAGCgaggaaagaaatcaattgAAGAGTCAAGAATCGCCATAGTCGTTTTCTCAAGAAATTATGTTTCTACGATATGGTGTCTGGATGAACTGGTGAAgatccttgaatgtaggagcaGGCTTGGACTAACTGTTATCCCTGTTTTTAGTGATGTGGATCCCTCGGATGTCCGAAAACAGAAGGGTAGTCTAGAAGATGCGTTTGCCAGACAGGGAGAGAATTTCaaggaggaaaaggagaaggtGGAGAGGTGGGGGAAAGCCCTCACACAAGCGGCTAATCTTTCTGGTTGGGATCTGCGAGATGTTGCCAATGG GCACATGACAAGATTCATCCAAAGAATTGTTGAAGATGTTTTGGCTAAACTAAGTCGGACAACATTGGATGTCTCTAGTTATGCAGTTGGACTAGACTCCCGTGTGAGAGAGATGAatgcatttttatgtttttcttcatttgatGTTCGTATTATTGGGATTTGTGGTATTGGTGGATTAGGTAAGACAACCATTGCAAAGGCAGTCTATAATGAAATTTATCATAGATTTGAAGGTTGCAGTTTTCTTGAGAATGTTAGAGAAATTTCAAAGCAACCCAATGGTCTAATTCATTTACAAGAAAAACTCCTTTCTGATGTCCTTATGAAAAACTTGAAGATAAACAATGTTGCTAGGGGAATAAATGTGATAAGACAAAGGCTCTACGCTAAAAGGGTTATTGTTGTTATTGATGACGTAGATGAATCGGACCAACTGAATGCTTTGGCTATCAAGCACGATTCTTTTGGTATGGGAAGTAGAATCATTGTCATATCACGAGATGAGCATTTCTTAAATGAGGCTGGAGTACTTGAAATATATAGGCCTCAAGAGTTGGACCCCCGCGAATCTCTTCAACTCTTCAGCTGGCATGCATTTAGAAAGGATTGTCCCCATGATGACTACATGGAGCTTTCAAAGGAGGTAGTAGAGTATGTGAAAGGACTTCCATTAGCTCTTGAAGTTATAGGTTCTTTGATGTTTGACAAAAGAAGCTTATCTGAATGGAAGAGTGCAGTAGCCAAATTAAAATGTACTCCTGATAATCAAATTCAAGAGAAACTTAGATTAAGTTTTGATGCTCTGGATGATGCAGAGAAGGACATATTCCTTGACATTGCATGCTTCTTTATTGGAATGGACAAAGATTGCGCTATTAAAATACTTGATGGCTGCAAGTTGTTCCCAGAGATCGGAATTAGTGTTCTCACTCAAAGATCTCTTGTAATAATTGATGAcatgaataaaataaagatgCATGATCTTCTTCGAGACATGGGAAGAGAAATCGTTTGTGAAGAATCTCCTGAGAAACCTGGAAGACGTACCAGATTGTGGTTCCATGATGATGTTTGTGACGTATTGGTGAATCATGAG GGAACCAAATCTGTTGAAGGCCTCATACTGAACATGTTTAACTTTGAAGATGTGTCTTTTAATGTCAAAGCATTCACAAACATGGAACGAATAAGATTGCTTCAACTAAATTATGTATACCCAAAGGGGGATTATGGAGAACTTCCTAAGAAGTTAAGATGGCTTTGTTGGCATGGATTCCCATTGAATTCTATACCTTCGAATTTTGACATGGATTATCTTGTTGTTCTTGACATACAAAATAGCAAAATTATAGAAGTTTGGAAGGAAATCAAG CTGCTGAACAGGTTGAAAATACTAAATCTTAGTCATTCACGTTATTTGGTTAGAACTCCTAACTTCTCAGGACTCCCTAATCTTGAGAAACTCATACTTAAAGGTTGTATTAGTCTGGTTGAAATTCATGATTCCATCGGATTTCTTGGCAAGCTGGTTACCTTGAATCTGGAAGATTGTCATAAACTTATGGATCTTCCGAACAGCATTTGTAAGTTGGGATCTCTTGAAACTTTCACTCTCTCTGGTTGCTCCAAAAAAGTGCGATCTAATTCGCGGTTCTCCCAATATTTTGGTACTCTGAGAAGAAAGCCGAATTCCATCACTTTTCTTCCAGCTTCTTTCACTGGTTTATGCTCCTTAACCTTATTATCTCTCAAAGATTGCAATCTCTCCGAGAATTTAATTCCTGACGATTTTGGGAGCTTATCCTCATCATTGGAATCCTTAAGTTTGAATGGAAACCGATTTTGTACTCTACCGGCCAGCTTTGGTAATTTTTCTCGTCTCTTCAGCCTTTCACTGGAGAAATGTGAAAGTCTACAACAAATAATGGAGCTTCCATCAAGTTTAAGATATTTGGATCTGGGACAATGCCCATTACTGGAAAGATTACCAGGAAATATCAGTGATGTTTCTCAACTATTCTCTCTTGATCTGGAGGGATGCTCAAAGTTGCAGTCACTCCCAGAGCTTCCATCAAATATATCCCAGTTGCGAACGGATGGTTGCACATCTTTACAAGAAGTTGTAAATATTAGGAACTTATCTAAATTAGATAATTTATTTATCAACTATGATCTTTTCTGTTCTATATCAGATGAAATAAGTGACCATACTAGGATCGATAACATTTCTTTGGTAGGCTGTAAGAAACCTCAAACAGTGCCAAAGCTTTCATCAAGTTTATTGAGTTTGTATGTTGAAGGTGACACATCAATGTTGCTTCTCAATTGTGGTGAGATCCAGAGCCTGGAGACTCCTCAATTTGTGCAAGGCATCCACATGGAAACAGGGTGCTACCATCTGGGCAACACTTTGAGGAAGAAAAGCCTTTttcaggttctctctctctctatctctctctcatctctagCTTTGGTAGTGTTTTTAAAAGTCATGAATTCTGTGGAACAGGGTTTATATAGAGAGTTTGAAGTATGGGGTTCAGGGAATGAGGTTCCAAAGTGGATCAGCCATCAAAATGTAGGGTCTTCAATATCCTTTGTGGTATCTGATCTCTGTTCAGGTTGTAAGATCCAAGGGTTGGATATGTCTGCAGTTTTTTTAGCTAAGAAAGAAACTAAATGGTTTATTTCTCGCCCTACAATTTGTAATAAAACCAAAGGTATTCAATGGGGACCCATTGATGGATTTGATCAGATGGCATACCAACCAGATCAAGATCTACTGTGGGTGCGCCATTTAACATTTCATGATCTTTGGGATTACTCAGTGGGTCAAGCCAGATATGGGGCTCCCTTTGAAGTAGGTGATCAAGTGGAGATTTCAGTAGATTTTGAGCTTGTCCCTCCAGGAAGTGTGCAAGTGAAGAAATGTGGAGTCCTTCTGGTACACAAGCTTGATGAGGAGACCCATTCAGATGATGATCGACCAATGAAGCAACACAtctctgcttctgcttctgatTCTACTTCTACCCATTCAGATGATGATGTTCTTATCCATGGAGAAGAATTAGTTTCCTCCTACAAGGAAG TGCTTTTTAGCATGTCAAGAGTGAAGCAACACCCTTTGGTTCAAGACTATTCCTTTCCTTGA
- the LOC122075523 gene encoding disease resistance protein RUN1-like isoform X3: protein MSMAYKRTREASSSKSSTRRRNHDVFLSFSEDESNKIIIDGLYNDLVQKGVRTYRGEHKRGKKSIEESRIAIVVFSRNYVSTIWCLDELVKILECRSRLGLTVIPVFSDVDPSDVRKQKGSLEDAFARQGENFKEEKEKVERWGKALTQAANLSGWDLRDVANGHMTRFIQRIVEDVLAKLSRTTLDVSSYAVGLDSRVREMNAFLCFSSFDVRIIGICGIGGLGKTTIAKAVYNEIYHRFEGCSFLENVREISKQPNGLIHLQEKLLSDVLMKNLKINNVARGINVIRQRLYAKRVIVVIDDVDESDQLNALAIKHDSFGMGSRIIVISRDEHFLNEAGVLEIYRPQELDPRESLQLFSWHAFRKDCPHDDYMELSKEVVEYVKGLPLALEVIGSLMFDKRSLSEWKSAVAKLKCTPDNQIQEKLRLSFDALDDAEKDIFLDIACFFIGMDKDCAIKILDGCKLFPEIGISVLTQRSLVIIDDMNKIKMHDLLRDMGREIVCEESPEKPGRRTRLWFHDDVCDVLVNHEGTKSVEGLILNMFNFEDVSFNVKAFTNMERIRLLQLNYVYPKGDYGELPKKLRWLCWHGFPLNSIPSNFDMDYLVVLDIQNSKIIEVWKEIKLLNRLKILNLSHSRYLVRTPNFSGLPNLEKLILKGCISLVEIHDSIGFLGKLVTLNLEDCHKLMDLPNSICKLGSLETFTLSGCSKKVRSNSRFSQYFGTLRRKPNSITFLPASFTGLCSLTLLSLKDCNLSENLIPDDFGSLSSSLESLSLNGNRFCTLPASFGNFSRLFSLSLEKCESLQQIMELPSSLRYLDLGQCPLLERLPGNISDVSQLFSLDLEGCSKLQSLPELPSNISQLRTDGCTSLQEVVNIRNLSKLDNLFINYDLFCSISDEISDHTRIDNISLVGCKKPQTVPKLSSSLLSLYVEGDTSMLLLNCGEIQSLETPQFVQGIHMETGCYHLGNTLRKKSLFQGLYREFEVWGSGNEVPKWISHQNVGSSISFVVSDLCSGCKIQGLDMSAVFLAKKETKWFISRPTICNKTKGIQWGPIDGFDQMAYQPDQDLLWVRHLTFHDLWDYSVGQARYGAPFEVGDQVEISVDFELVPPGSVQVKKCGVLLVHKLDEETHSDDDRPMKQHISASASDSTSTHSDDDVLIHGEELVSSYKEVLFSMSRVKQHPLVQDYSFP from the exons ATGTCCATGGCCTACAAGAGAACCCGAGAAGCCTCTTCTTCCAAGTCTTCCACCCGTCGACGGAATCACGACGTCTTCTTAAGTTTCAGTGAAGATGAAAGCAACAAAATTATCATCGATGGTCTCTACAATGATTTGGTCCAAAAAGGGGTTCGCACATACAGGGGTGAACACAAGCgaggaaagaaatcaattgAAGAGTCAAGAATCGCCATAGTCGTTTTCTCAAGAAATTATGTTTCTACGATATGGTGTCTGGATGAACTGGTGAAgatccttgaatgtaggagcaGGCTTGGACTAACTGTTATCCCTGTTTTTAGTGATGTGGATCCCTCGGATGTCCGAAAACAGAAGGGTAGTCTAGAAGATGCGTTTGCCAGACAGGGAGAGAATTTCaaggaggaaaaggagaaggtGGAGAGGTGGGGGAAAGCCCTCACACAAGCGGCTAATCTTTCTGGTTGGGATCTGCGAGATGTTGCCAATGG GCACATGACAAGATTCATCCAAAGAATTGTTGAAGATGTTTTGGCTAAACTAAGTCGGACAACATTGGATGTCTCTAGTTATGCAGTTGGACTAGACTCCCGTGTGAGAGAGATGAatgcatttttatgtttttcttcatttgatGTTCGTATTATTGGGATTTGTGGTATTGGTGGATTAGGTAAGACAACCATTGCAAAGGCAGTCTATAATGAAATTTATCATAGATTTGAAGGTTGCAGTTTTCTTGAGAATGTTAGAGAAATTTCAAAGCAACCCAATGGTCTAATTCATTTACAAGAAAAACTCCTTTCTGATGTCCTTATGAAAAACTTGAAGATAAACAATGTTGCTAGGGGAATAAATGTGATAAGACAAAGGCTCTACGCTAAAAGGGTTATTGTTGTTATTGATGACGTAGATGAATCGGACCAACTGAATGCTTTGGCTATCAAGCACGATTCTTTTGGTATGGGAAGTAGAATCATTGTCATATCACGAGATGAGCATTTCTTAAATGAGGCTGGAGTACTTGAAATATATAGGCCTCAAGAGTTGGACCCCCGCGAATCTCTTCAACTCTTCAGCTGGCATGCATTTAGAAAGGATTGTCCCCATGATGACTACATGGAGCTTTCAAAGGAGGTAGTAGAGTATGTGAAAGGACTTCCATTAGCTCTTGAAGTTATAGGTTCTTTGATGTTTGACAAAAGAAGCTTATCTGAATGGAAGAGTGCAGTAGCCAAATTAAAATGTACTCCTGATAATCAAATTCAAGAGAAACTTAGATTAAGTTTTGATGCTCTGGATGATGCAGAGAAGGACATATTCCTTGACATTGCATGCTTCTTTATTGGAATGGACAAAGATTGCGCTATTAAAATACTTGATGGCTGCAAGTTGTTCCCAGAGATCGGAATTAGTGTTCTCACTCAAAGATCTCTTGTAATAATTGATGAcatgaataaaataaagatgCATGATCTTCTTCGAGACATGGGAAGAGAAATCGTTTGTGAAGAATCTCCTGAGAAACCTGGAAGACGTACCAGATTGTGGTTCCATGATGATGTTTGTGACGTATTGGTGAATCATGAG GGAACCAAATCTGTTGAAGGCCTCATACTGAACATGTTTAACTTTGAAGATGTGTCTTTTAATGTCAAAGCATTCACAAACATGGAACGAATAAGATTGCTTCAACTAAATTATGTATACCCAAAGGGGGATTATGGAGAACTTCCTAAGAAGTTAAGATGGCTTTGTTGGCATGGATTCCCATTGAATTCTATACCTTCGAATTTTGACATGGATTATCTTGTTGTTCTTGACATACAAAATAGCAAAATTATAGAAGTTTGGAAGGAAATCAAG CTGCTGAACAGGTTGAAAATACTAAATCTTAGTCATTCACGTTATTTGGTTAGAACTCCTAACTTCTCAGGACTCCCTAATCTTGAGAAACTCATACTTAAAGGTTGTATTAGTCTGGTTGAAATTCATGATTCCATCGGATTTCTTGGCAAGCTGGTTACCTTGAATCTGGAAGATTGTCATAAACTTATGGATCTTCCGAACAGCATTTGTAAGTTGGGATCTCTTGAAACTTTCACTCTCTCTGGTTGCTCCAAAAAAGTGCGATCTAATTCGCGGTTCTCCCAATATTTTGGTACTCTGAGAAGAAAGCCGAATTCCATCACTTTTCTTCCAGCTTCTTTCACTGGTTTATGCTCCTTAACCTTATTATCTCTCAAAGATTGCAATCTCTCCGAGAATTTAATTCCTGACGATTTTGGGAGCTTATCCTCATCATTGGAATCCTTAAGTTTGAATGGAAACCGATTTTGTACTCTACCGGCCAGCTTTGGTAATTTTTCTCGTCTCTTCAGCCTTTCACTGGAGAAATGTGAAAGTCTACAACAAATAATGGAGCTTCCATCAAGTTTAAGATATTTGGATCTGGGACAATGCCCATTACTGGAAAGATTACCAGGAAATATCAGTGATGTTTCTCAACTATTCTCTCTTGATCTGGAGGGATGCTCAAAGTTGCAGTCACTCCCAGAGCTTCCATCAAATATATCCCAGTTGCGAACGGATGGTTGCACATCTTTACAAGAAGTTGTAAATATTAGGAACTTATCTAAATTAGATAATTTATTTATCAACTATGATCTTTTCTGTTCTATATCAGATGAAATAAGTGACCATACTAGGATCGATAACATTTCTTTGGTAGGCTGTAAGAAACCTCAAACAGTGCCAAAGCTTTCATCAAGTTTATTGAGTTTGTATGTTGAAGGTGACACATCAATGTTGCTTCTCAATTGTGGTGAGATCCAGAGCCTGGAGACTCCTCAATTTGTGCAAGGCATCCACATGGAAACAGGGTGCTACCATCTGGGCAACACTTTGAGGAAGAAAAGCCTTTttcag GGTTTATATAGAGAGTTTGAAGTATGGGGTTCAGGGAATGAGGTTCCAAAGTGGATCAGCCATCAAAATGTAGGGTCTTCAATATCCTTTGTGGTATCTGATCTCTGTTCAGGTTGTAAGATCCAAGGGTTGGATATGTCTGCAGTTTTTTTAGCTAAGAAAGAAACTAAATGGTTTATTTCTCGCCCTACAATTTGTAATAAAACCAAAGGTATTCAATGGGGACCCATTGATGGATTTGATCAGATGGCATACCAACCAGATCAAGATCTACTGTGGGTGCGCCATTTAACATTTCATGATCTTTGGGATTACTCAGTGGGTCAAGCCAGATATGGGGCTCCCTTTGAAGTAGGTGATCAAGTGGAGATTTCAGTAGATTTTGAGCTTGTCCCTCCAGGAAGTGTGCAAGTGAAGAAATGTGGAGTCCTTCTGGTACACAAGCTTGATGAGGAGACCCATTCAGATGATGATCGACCAATGAAGCAACACAtctctgcttctgcttctgatTCTACTTCTACCCATTCAGATGATGATGTTCTTATCCATGGAGAAGAATTAGTTTCCTCCTACAAGGAAG TGCTTTTTAGCATGTCAAGAGTGAAGCAACACCCTTTGGTTCAAGACTATTCCTTTCCTTGA
- the LOC122075523 gene encoding disease resistance protein RUN1-like isoform X4: MSMAYKRTREASSSKSSTRRRNHDVFLSFSEDESNKIIIDGLYNDLVQKGVRTYRGEHKRGKKSIEESRIAIVVFSRNYVSTIWCLDELVKILECRSRLGLTVIPVFSDVDPSDVRKQKGSLEDAFARQGENFKEEKEKVERWGKALTQAANLSGWDLRDVANGHMTRFIQRIVEDVLAKLSRTTLDVSSYAVGLDSRVREMNAFLCFSSFDVRIIGICGIGGLDESDQLNALAIKHDSFGMGSRIIVISRDEHFLNEAGVLEIYRPQELDPRESLQLFSWHAFRKDCPHDDYMELSKEVVEYVKGLPLALEVIGSLMFDKRSLSEWKSAVAKLKCTPDNQIQEKLRLSFDALDDAEKDIFLDIACFFIGMDKDCAIKILDGCKLFPEIGISVLTQRSLVIIDDMNKIKMHDLLRDMGREIVCEESPEKPGRRTRLWFHDDVCDVLVNHEGTKSVEGLILNMFNFEDVSFNVKAFTNMERIRLLQLNYVYPKGDYGELPKKLRWLCWHGFPLNSIPSNFDMDYLVVLDIQNSKIIEVWKEIKLLNRLKILNLSHSRYLVRTPNFSGLPNLEKLILKGCISLVEIHDSIGFLGKLVTLNLEDCHKLMDLPNSICKLGSLETFTLSGCSKKVRSNSRFSQYFGTLRRKPNSITFLPASFTGLCSLTLLSLKDCNLSENLIPDDFGSLSSSLESLSLNGNRFCTLPASFGNFSRLFSLSLEKCESLQQIMELPSSLRYLDLGQCPLLERLPGNISDVSQLFSLDLEGCSKLQSLPELPSNISQLRTDGCTSLQEVVNIRNLSKLDNLFINYDLFCSISDEISDHTRIDNISLVGCKKPQTVPKLSSSLLSLYVEGDTSMLLLNCGEIQSLETPQFVQGIHMETGCYHLGNTLRKKSLFQVLSLSISLSSLALVVFLKVMNSVEQGLYREFEVWGSGNEVPKWISHQNVGSSISFVVSDLCSGCKIQGLDMSAVFLAKKETKWFISRPTICNKTKGIQWGPIDGFDQMAYQPDQDLLWVRHLTFHDLWDYSVGQARYGAPFEVGDQVEISVDFELVPPGSVQVKKCGVLLVHKLDEETHSDDDRPMKQHISASASDSTSTHSDDDVLIHGEELVSSYKEVLFSMSRVKQHPLVQDYSFP; the protein is encoded by the exons ATGTCCATGGCCTACAAGAGAACCCGAGAAGCCTCTTCTTCCAAGTCTTCCACCCGTCGACGGAATCACGACGTCTTCTTAAGTTTCAGTGAAGATGAAAGCAACAAAATTATCATCGATGGTCTCTACAATGATTTGGTCCAAAAAGGGGTTCGCACATACAGGGGTGAACACAAGCgaggaaagaaatcaattgAAGAGTCAAGAATCGCCATAGTCGTTTTCTCAAGAAATTATGTTTCTACGATATGGTGTCTGGATGAACTGGTGAAgatccttgaatgtaggagcaGGCTTGGACTAACTGTTATCCCTGTTTTTAGTGATGTGGATCCCTCGGATGTCCGAAAACAGAAGGGTAGTCTAGAAGATGCGTTTGCCAGACAGGGAGAGAATTTCaaggaggaaaaggagaaggtGGAGAGGTGGGGGAAAGCCCTCACACAAGCGGCTAATCTTTCTGGTTGGGATCTGCGAGATGTTGCCAATGG GCACATGACAAGATTCATCCAAAGAATTGTTGAAGATGTTTTGGCTAAACTAAGTCGGACAACATTGGATGTCTCTAGTTATGCAGTTGGACTAGACTCCCGTGTGAGAGAGATGAatgcatttttatgtttttcttcatttgatGTTCGTATTATTGGGATTTGTGGTATTGGTGGATTAG ATGAATCGGACCAACTGAATGCTTTGGCTATCAAGCACGATTCTTTTGGTATGGGAAGTAGAATCATTGTCATATCACGAGATGAGCATTTCTTAAATGAGGCTGGAGTACTTGAAATATATAGGCCTCAAGAGTTGGACCCCCGCGAATCTCTTCAACTCTTCAGCTGGCATGCATTTAGAAAGGATTGTCCCCATGATGACTACATGGAGCTTTCAAAGGAGGTAGTAGAGTATGTGAAAGGACTTCCATTAGCTCTTGAAGTTATAGGTTCTTTGATGTTTGACAAAAGAAGCTTATCTGAATGGAAGAGTGCAGTAGCCAAATTAAAATGTACTCCTGATAATCAAATTCAAGAGAAACTTAGATTAAGTTTTGATGCTCTGGATGATGCAGAGAAGGACATATTCCTTGACATTGCATGCTTCTTTATTGGAATGGACAAAGATTGCGCTATTAAAATACTTGATGGCTGCAAGTTGTTCCCAGAGATCGGAATTAGTGTTCTCACTCAAAGATCTCTTGTAATAATTGATGAcatgaataaaataaagatgCATGATCTTCTTCGAGACATGGGAAGAGAAATCGTTTGTGAAGAATCTCCTGAGAAACCTGGAAGACGTACCAGATTGTGGTTCCATGATGATGTTTGTGACGTATTGGTGAATCATGAG GGAACCAAATCTGTTGAAGGCCTCATACTGAACATGTTTAACTTTGAAGATGTGTCTTTTAATGTCAAAGCATTCACAAACATGGAACGAATAAGATTGCTTCAACTAAATTATGTATACCCAAAGGGGGATTATGGAGAACTTCCTAAGAAGTTAAGATGGCTTTGTTGGCATGGATTCCCATTGAATTCTATACCTTCGAATTTTGACATGGATTATCTTGTTGTTCTTGACATACAAAATAGCAAAATTATAGAAGTTTGGAAGGAAATCAAG CTGCTGAACAGGTTGAAAATACTAAATCTTAGTCATTCACGTTATTTGGTTAGAACTCCTAACTTCTCAGGACTCCCTAATCTTGAGAAACTCATACTTAAAGGTTGTATTAGTCTGGTTGAAATTCATGATTCCATCGGATTTCTTGGCAAGCTGGTTACCTTGAATCTGGAAGATTGTCATAAACTTATGGATCTTCCGAACAGCATTTGTAAGTTGGGATCTCTTGAAACTTTCACTCTCTCTGGTTGCTCCAAAAAAGTGCGATCTAATTCGCGGTTCTCCCAATATTTTGGTACTCTGAGAAGAAAGCCGAATTCCATCACTTTTCTTCCAGCTTCTTTCACTGGTTTATGCTCCTTAACCTTATTATCTCTCAAAGATTGCAATCTCTCCGAGAATTTAATTCCTGACGATTTTGGGAGCTTATCCTCATCATTGGAATCCTTAAGTTTGAATGGAAACCGATTTTGTACTCTACCGGCCAGCTTTGGTAATTTTTCTCGTCTCTTCAGCCTTTCACTGGAGAAATGTGAAAGTCTACAACAAATAATGGAGCTTCCATCAAGTTTAAGATATTTGGATCTGGGACAATGCCCATTACTGGAAAGATTACCAGGAAATATCAGTGATGTTTCTCAACTATTCTCTCTTGATCTGGAGGGATGCTCAAAGTTGCAGTCACTCCCAGAGCTTCCATCAAATATATCCCAGTTGCGAACGGATGGTTGCACATCTTTACAAGAAGTTGTAAATATTAGGAACTTATCTAAATTAGATAATTTATTTATCAACTATGATCTTTTCTGTTCTATATCAGATGAAATAAGTGACCATACTAGGATCGATAACATTTCTTTGGTAGGCTGTAAGAAACCTCAAACAGTGCCAAAGCTTTCATCAAGTTTATTGAGTTTGTATGTTGAAGGTGACACATCAATGTTGCTTCTCAATTGTGGTGAGATCCAGAGCCTGGAGACTCCTCAATTTGTGCAAGGCATCCACATGGAAACAGGGTGCTACCATCTGGGCAACACTTTGAGGAAGAAAAGCCTTTttcaggttctctctctctctatctctctctcatctctagCTTTGGTAGTGTTTTTAAAAGTCATGAATTCTGTGGAACAGGGTTTATATAGAGAGTTTGAAGTATGGGGTTCAGGGAATGAGGTTCCAAAGTGGATCAGCCATCAAAATGTAGGGTCTTCAATATCCTTTGTGGTATCTGATCTCTGTTCAGGTTGTAAGATCCAAGGGTTGGATATGTCTGCAGTTTTTTTAGCTAAGAAAGAAACTAAATGGTTTATTTCTCGCCCTACAATTTGTAATAAAACCAAAGGTATTCAATGGGGACCCATTGATGGATTTGATCAGATGGCATACCAACCAGATCAAGATCTACTGTGGGTGCGCCATTTAACATTTCATGATCTTTGGGATTACTCAGTGGGTCAAGCCAGATATGGGGCTCCCTTTGAAGTAGGTGATCAAGTGGAGATTTCAGTAGATTTTGAGCTTGTCCCTCCAGGAAGTGTGCAAGTGAAGAAATGTGGAGTCCTTCTGGTACACAAGCTTGATGAGGAGACCCATTCAGATGATGATCGACCAATGAAGCAACACAtctctgcttctgcttctgatTCTACTTCTACCCATTCAGATGATGATGTTCTTATCCATGGAGAAGAATTAGTTTCCTCCTACAAGGAAG TGCTTTTTAGCATGTCAAGAGTGAAGCAACACCCTTTGGTTCAAGACTATTCCTTTCCTTGA